The Corvus hawaiiensis isolate bCorHaw1 chromosome 29, bCorHaw1.pri.cur, whole genome shotgun sequence region CTACGggcagctgccagagccacAGTGCCCGTGGGACCGCAGTGCCCACGGGTCACGGGTGACaccaagaggggaaaaatgcCGCCAGGCATGAGGCCACAAGGACACGGCCATGAGCCGCTggcccaggctggcagcaggcagaggaggggTGAACCACGCACCTGATCCCCTCCAGGACCCGCACCTGGTTTCTGGCTGGGGATGCCGTCAGTGGGAAGCTCTTTGCTCATCCTGGCTCTTGCATCCCTGCCGGATTCAGgaggcaggaggtgctggggctCATGCTGCCCGTTTCTGGGTGGAAAAGCCCCAGGACAGCCAATGTGTGGCCGGGGCAGCACCACATGGACACCTGTGGTAGCCTTGCGTGCCCCACTACCTGTCTGGGCACGAGGGGCAGTTAACGGGGACGACCTCGCTGGAGCTGCCACTCTCTGGGTAACCGCGTGTCCATGAGTGGGGACATCCGCGAgcccccacagctgccccacaACTCGGGGAAGGGGAAAAGCCATCCACACCCCCAGCCAGGTTCccccagggtgggcagcagggctgggacgtGGTCCTGGGGCTGACACGGGGCAAGGCAGGCGCCCAGCCTGCCAGGCCTCGTTAGCATCACTGCTGATGGACGCGCCGTGCCCCGGAGAGCCGCAGCGCGCCGGCTGCTGTCAGAGCTGCTCGCATCTCCCCGGCTGCCCAAACCAATTCCAGCCGTGCTTGACAGGCAGCGCCGGGCTATTAAACCCCCACGAGCATCACCTGGGGGATCCCTGGGTGGGTGTGGGGGGCAGCTGCCccgtccctgctgcccatggggtCCCCCTCTTGCCACCCCAGTCTGCGGCAGCATGGACATCCGCAATGACGTCTCCCAGCTCCGGAAGCTGGAGAACTGCTCCATCATCGAAGGCAACCTGCAGATCCTGCTGATGTTCACCACGGGTGCCGAGGACTTTCGGGGGCTCAGCTTCCCTCGCCTGCTCATGATCACGGAGTACCTGCTCCTTTTCCGTGTCTACGGGCTGGAGAGCCTGCGGGATCTCTTCCCCAACCTCTCGGTCATCCGCGGCACCAACCTCTTCTTCAGCTACGCCTTGGTCATCTTCGAGATGCCACACCTGCGGGACGTggggctgcacagcctgggccacaTCCTCCGCGGGTCAGTCCGCATTGAGCGCAACCAGGAGCTCTGCCACCTCTCCACCATCGactgggggctgctgctgcccgaCACCGGGGACAGCACCTACATTGTGGGCAATAAGTTGGCTGAAGAGTGTGCCGACGTGTGCCCGGGCATTCTGGATGTGGAGAAGCCATGTGTGCAGACCAGTGTCAATGGACAGCTGGATTATCGCTGCTGGACCTCCAGCTACTGCCAGAAAGGTGGGTGCTGGTGGCGCAGGGCCCAGTTGTGCCGGCTGCTTTTCTGGGACGGTGCTGGTTTGCACTGTGGGGCaaactgggagggcactggagGAGGCTGGTGGAGCCAGCAGGGAATGGCAGGCCCGGCATGCAGCTGTCgctcccctgctgctggggacGTGCCGTGCTGGCAGCATGGTGGGGTAACCAGATCCACGCTGTATCATCCTCCGAGGAGAGGCCAGCTCTCGgctgctgtgttttcccagcGGCGAGGTAAATACAGGCCCCTCCTGAGCTCGTTTGCTGTAAACAGGAGACCTGGTAATGGAATATGTACTATAAACACAGATCCTTATCGGGGCTGCAACCTCGGctgtggccccggcccggctgcACTGGGCAGATGGGGTTCAGCATGGCCGAGCCCCACCGCATCCATCTCTctgtcctgctgtccctccATGCAGcccctcatccatccatccacttGCTCACTCAGCCACCCATCAGCCCACCTGCCCGGCCAGCCCCTCATCACCTGGCCATCCATCCGTTCCTCCATCCCTTTGTGCATCCCTCCATCAGTGCTGCCATGCCTCCCTCAATCCATCCTTACCTCCCTGTATCCCTCCCTGCATACCCAtacccttcccttcctccctctatTGTTGCATGCCCACATCCCAGtatccctcctgtccctgcatccctcctgtccctccatcacatccatccctccatccctgcatccctccatccctgcatcacatccctccctccatccctgcatccctccatccctgcatcacatccctccctccatccctgtatccctccatccctgcatcacGCTCCTCCCTTCATCCTGCCATCCATCccaccctccatccctgcatccctccatccctgcatcacATCccaccctccatccctgcatccctccatccctgcatcacATCccaccctccatccctgcatccctccatccctgcatcacatccctccctccatccctgcatccctccatccctgcatcacatccctccctccatccctgcatccctccatcTATCTCTCCATCCCACCCTCACTCCTGtttccccccagccctggaggatgccagcagcccccccagcccttcccacctctctcctctcccccatcTACACCCAGCTCcactcccagctgtgctgccccaggctgggctctgtgcCCGTTGGTCCCTCGTGCCCATGTGCCGTGTCTCCCCTCTCAGTGTGCCCATGCGGTGCGGGCTCGGCGTGCACGGCAGCGGGCGAGTGCTGCCACGCCGAGTGCCTggggggctgcggccgcccccGTGACAGCCAGGCCTGCGTCGCCTGCCGCCACTTCCACTTCAACGGGCACTGCCTGCCCTCGTGCCCGCCCCGCACCTACGAGTACGAGGGCTGGCGCTGCGTCACCGCCGAGTACTGCGCCAGCCTCCGCAAGGTCTCCGACAACCCCCGCGATGCCTCCAAGTTCGTCATCCACCAGCGACAGTGCCTGTCCGAGTGTCCCTCAGGATACACCAGGAATGAGAGCAGGTGGGGgggtccccagtgcccccagtgtccccagcatAGGCACGGTGGTGGCACGTCGGCCGGCTCACATCCCGTCCCTGTCACTCTGCCCACAGCATGTTCTGCCACAAGTGCGAGGGGCTGTGTCCCAAGGAGTGCAAGGTGGGCACCAAGACCATCGATTCGACGCgggcagcacaggagctggggGGCTGCACCCTCATCGAGGGGAACCTCATCCTCAACATCCGCCGGGGCTGTGAGTGtttaaaggcacaaaattaatttcctgggCATAAAGCAGCGATAGGGTTAGGttagcgataggggatacacatcataaaggcACCCCAAGACATTGTGCCAGACCTGGCCCTGCCTCTCCCACCCTGGGTGGGAGAcctgctgcagagggcagggggTGGACGAAGGGGATCTTTTCCCTTGCAGAGTGAATTAATGGGGAGGTGCCCCTCTCCCTGAGCTCATGCAGTGTGTCATTCCCAGATAACCTGGCCTcggagctgcagagcagcctggggctCATCGAGACCATCACGGGTTTCCTGAAGATCAAACACTCCTTCGCCCTTGTCTCCTTGTCCTTCTTCAAGAACCTCAAGCTGATCCGTGGTGACTCCATGGTGGACGGGTGAGGACggtgtgggtttgggggggacATGTGGCTCTGAAGGTGCCCTTGGCCACCACCTCCATCCACATCTCCTCCCCCAGGAATTACACCCTGTACGTCCTGGACAACCAgaacctgcagcagctctgggactgGAGCCACCACATCCTCTCCATCCCCGTGGGCAAGATGTACTTCGCATTCAATCCCAAGCTGTGCCTGGCTGAGATCTATCGCATGGAAGAGGTGACGGGCACCAAGGGGCGGCAGAACAAGGCGGAGATCAACCCTCGCACCAATGGGGACCGGGCATCCTGTGAgtacggggatggggacaaccGGCAGTGCCGTGACCCTGCCTGAGCCCCGCCTGCCCCCACAGGTAAGACCCAGACCCTGCGCTTCATCTCCAACGTCACCGAGTCCGACCGCATTTTCCTCAAGTGGGAGCGGTACCGGCCGCCTGAGTACCGGGACCTCCTCAGCTTCATTGTCTACTACAAGGAGTCGTAAgtgctccctgctgccctcttGTCCCCATTGTGGAGGGCTTGGGACAGCCCATGGTGTCCTTCGTTCCTGCTGGACACCCAGGGGTCCCGGGACCCTCCCTGATGCCTGCTGTGGGACAGACCCTTCCAGAACGTGTCAGAGTATGTGGGGCAGGATGCCTGtggggcccagagctggaacGTGCTGGACGTGGATCTGCCACTGAGCAGCGAGCAGGAGCCAGGGGTGACGCTGCTCAACCTCCGTCCCTGGACCCAATACGCCATCTTCGTGCGCGCCATCACCCTCACCACGGCCGAGGAAGGACGCAACTACGGGGCACAGAGCGAGGTGGTTTACATCCGCACCATGCCAGCGGGTAAGGGGCTGGCAGAGCGCTGGGGATGCCCATGGTGGACCCCCCAGGAAAGACTGACCACCCCTGTGTCATCCCAGCCCCGACGGTGCCCCGGGACGTCATCTCCATGTCCAACTCTTCCTCCCACATCGTGGTGCGTTGGAAGCCGCCCACGCAACGCAACGGCAACATCACCTACTACCtggtgctgtggcagcagctggccGAGGACATGGAGCTCTACATCAATGACTACTGCCACAAAGGTgagccctggcagggcaggaccAGCGCAGCAGCCAAGGACGCCAGTGGAACAGGGATTTTCCCATTGAGccaggccctgccagccctgcccgtTGCTGCCCACAGGCCTGAAGCTGCCCACCAGCAGCGCAGACACGCGCTTCGGGTTTGGGGATGGTCCCGAAGGGGAGCAGGATGCGGAGGAGCGGTGCTGCCCCTGCCGCCCCACTGACGGGCAGCTCCGCATGGAGGGCGAAGCCGAGTCCTTCCAGAAGAAGTTTGAGAACTTCCTCCACAATTCCATCACCATCCCCAGGTGCCATCTGGGGGGGGTCCCTGCTTTGGGGGGCTCCCCCAGGCTGGGTGCATGGGTCTGCCTGGGTGGGGGATccagtggctgctcctggcagacCCTTTAACTGATTTCCCGCTGTCTCAGGCCACCCTGGAAGGTGACGTCCATTAATAAGAATCCACAGAGGTGAGCTGGGACCACACCAGCCTGGGGGGATCTCCCCTCCCCTGATTGATTGTGGGGGAAAATCCCAGCACCTTGACTCCCCACCACCTCCTCTCCCCATGTCCTGCAGGACCCCAAAGCAGCGCAGGGACGTGGTGGCCGTCACATCCCCGGCCAACGCCTCCTCAGCGGAGCCGCTGGCCCCGAGCCGCCCTGGAGGCGAGCCCAAACCTGACTTCCAGATCTTCGAGGACAAGGTGGTGCGTGACCGGGCGGTGCTGTCGCGGCTGCGCCACTTCACCGAGTACCGCATCGACATCCACGCCTGCAACCACGCCGCGCACACCGTGGGCTGCAGCGCCGCCACCTTCGTCTTCGCCAGGACCATGCCCGAGTGTGCGTCCCCAGCCTCCTCCCTTCCAAACCCCATGgtttgggatgtgctgggatgtTGTTGAGATGGGGGATTGGCAGAGGGTTGGGGGCCAGGTGATGCCCCCCAGGAGCTCACCCCCTCTGTGCCCCTCTCCAGTGCAAGCTGACAACATTCCTGGCAACGTCACGTGGGAGCCGGCTGGCAAGAACAGCGTCCTGCTGCGCTGGGAAGAGCCCAGGAACCCCAATGGGCTCATCCTCAAGTATGAGATTAAGTACAGCCGGGAGAGTGAGGTGAGGACCCCCTGTGGCATCCCCTGCCTGGCCCCACCAGGTCTGGTTACAGGGGCACAgcacccatcccatcccatcccatcccatcccatcccatcccatcccatcccatcccatcccatcccatcccatccatctcTCTCCCAAGGCTTACACATGGCTGGGGGGGATGAAGCCCCTTTGCCACCCCCACATTGTCCCCTCCAGGAGGTCACCACTGTTGTCTGCGTTTCACGCCACCGATACTCCAAGTATGGGGGCGTCcacctggctctgctccagccagggaACTATTCGGCCAAGGTCCGGGCCACCTCGCTGGCTGGCAATGGCTCATGGACGGGGCTCGTCAAGTTTTACATCCTGGGTCCAGGTAcctgcagggaacagggggacATCAACAGGGACCCCGGTGGACAGGGAGGGGGGcggctctggggctggggagctggggctcAGAGGGTACTGCTGGATCAGGACACTGGGGaattgggctgtgctgctgggatgggaCATGCGGGGTcaggggatgctgctgggctgggctgctgaagaTGGGAGTTGTTGGTGGACTGGGGAGCTGAGGGATCGAGGGATGATCCTGGCCTGAGACACCGAAGCATCAacgaatcacagaatcatttgggttggaaaaggccGAGACCAGTGAGTCCAATTGTTCcttcagcactgccaaggccaccactaacccctgtccccaggtgccacatccacatgtctGTTAAATCCCCCCAGGGACGGGGACTTcaccagtgccctgggcagcctgctccaatgctttccatttttcccaaatatccaatctaaacctcccctggcacaacctgaggccatttcctcttgtcctgtcccttgttccctgggagcagagcctgacccccatCTGGCTGCgccctcctgtcagggaattgtggagagtgagaaggtcccccctgagcctccttttctccagtctgaaccccccccccccccagctccctcggctgctcctgctgctccaaacccatccccagctctgttcccttctctggtcacattccagcccctccaggtctCTCTTGTCATGAGGGGtccaaaactgaccccaggaTTTGAGgtccctcagcagtgcccagcacccacttccttctcagctctccCTTGGGCGCTGATGGATTTATAGAAACACTTTTTACTGTCTCTTATGGCAGATTCAGTTCCAGTTGGGCTTTGGCCCTTCTAATTTTCATTCTTGTCCTGAGCTCCCTCAGATCCTCCTGAACTTCCCACCCCCTCTTCCAAAGGTCAGAacctctcctttttccctgaGTTCCACCAAAGAGTTCTGCTCAGCCATGCTGGTCTTCTTCCCATCCTTCATCCAAGGATGCTGCTGGATTGAGGAGCTGGGGGATtgggggatgctgctggagtTGGACACGGGGACAACAGGGTCTGCTGATGGATTGGGGGATCTGGAGGATTGGGGGatgctctgggacagggacacacaggtCTGGGGAAGCTGGGGGCTCCCCCTCTCTGGcccagtggtggtggtgggacaGGTGTCCCATGTGAGGTGGGACGAGTGTCCGGACCCTGATCCACGGCCGCCTGCTCCCGGCAGCTGAGGAAGAGTCCAGCAGCTTCTATGTCCTGCTCACCGTCACGCCTGTGGTTCTCATGGTGCTCATATCCTGCCTGGCCGTCTTCGTCTTCTTCTACAACAAGAAGAGGTAAcgacccccctgcacccccagggctgggctggggcagggtcCGGCCGAAccggggctgggaagggctggggggaggcagcagctctgagcgCTGCCCACCCCTGGCAGGAACAATGACGGGTACCCCAGCGGGACTCTCTACGCCTCCGTCAACCCTGAGTACTTCAGCGCTTCGGACAGTACGTGGGGACGTGGGGACAGGCGGGGCCACCTCAAGGGGCCACTGAGCCTCTTCTTTGCTGGGATTACACTGGAGGGGacggggatgggatgggatgaaaatgggatgggaatgggatggagatgaatatgggggtggggatggagatggaggTGGGAAtaggaatgggatggggatggggatggggatggggacagggaggaggaTGGTCATGGGATGAAGACAGGAATGAGAacgggatggagatgaagatggggatggagatggggatggggacagggaggaggaTGGTGGTGAAATGGAGATGAGGATGAGAATGATgatgggatggagatgggaatgggacagggaatgggaatggcaatggcagagggatggggatagggagGAGGATGGTGATGAACtggagaagggaatgagaaaggGGTGGTGAtgaggatgggaatgggatggagatggggatggggacagggactaGGATGGTGATGACATGgagatgaggatggggatggggatggggatggggatgggatgaagatgaagatgggGATGCAGATGTGGTTAGTTACAGTGATGGGGATGGGGTGATCCCCGCTCACCCCACAGTGTACATGCCTGACGAGTGGGAGGTGTCCCGGGAGAAGATCACAGTGATccgggagctgggacagggctcCTTTGGGATGGTGTATGAGGGGGTGGCGCTGGGGTTGGTCGCGGAGGGAGAGGAGACCAAGGTGGCCCTGAAGACAGTCAACGAATTGGCCACCATGCGGGAGCGCATCGAGTTCCTCAACGAGGCCTCTGTCATGAAAGCCTTCAAGTGCCACCACGTGGTAGGTGGGCAGctgagggggagggaggggacgtGGGGGGTCTGGCCACTCACATGCCAGCCCTCTTCGTCCCTGCAGGTCCGTCTGCTCGGCGTTGTATCCCAGGGCCAGCCAGCTTTGGTCATCATGGAGCTGATGACACGTGGGGACCTGAAGAGCTACCTGCGGTCACTCAGGCCTGAGGCCGAGGTGAGGGGCTGGGCACGTGCCAGGAAAAGGGACACCCACCCTGTTCCAGGAGGGTGCTGGCgtgcccctgccccagccctgacTCTGTGCACGGTGCAGAACAACCCCGGGCTGCCACCACCATCGCTCAAGGACATGATCCAGATGGCGGGGGAGATTGCCGATGGCATGGCCTACCTCAACGCCAACAAATTCGTGCACCGGGACCTGGCTGCCCGCAACTGCATGGTGTCTGAGGATTTCACCGTCAAGATCGGAGGTGGGTGGGCAGTGGCgggcaggctgtgccagccctgtgtctcctgctgctcacaccttcctcctcctcttcctcctccaccagATTTCGGCATGACCCGGGATATCTATGAGACGGATTATTACCGGAAAGGGGGCAAGGGGCTGCTCCCTGTGCGCTGGATGTCACCCGAGGCGCTCAAGGATGGCATCTTCAACACGCAGTCTGATGTCTGGTGGGTGCTGAGGTGGGCAGAgccggggggatttggggatcccCAGCTGAGCAGTGGTGCTC contains the following coding sequences:
- the INSRR gene encoding insulin receptor-related protein gives rise to the protein MGPRALGAPRLGVMLLVLGHLPLPPVRAPSEICGSMDIRNDVSQLRKLENCSIIEGNLQILLMFTTGAEDFRGLSFPRLLMITEYLLLFRVYGLESLRDLFPNLSVIRGTNLFFSYALVIFEMPHLRDVGLHSLGHILRGSVRIERNQELCHLSTIDWGLLLPDTGDSTYIVGNKLAEECADVCPGILDVEKPCVQTSVNGQLDYRCWTSSYCQKVCPCGAGSACTAAGECCHAECLGGCGRPRDSQACVACRHFHFNGHCLPSCPPRTYEYEGWRCVTAEYCASLRKVSDNPRDASKFVIHQRQCLSECPSGYTRNESSMFCHKCEGLCPKECKVGTKTIDSTRAAQELGGCTLIEGNLILNIRRGYNLASELQSSLGLIETITGFLKIKHSFALVSLSFFKNLKLIRGDSMVDGNYTLYVLDNQNLQQLWDWSHHILSIPVGKMYFAFNPKLCLAEIYRMEEVTGTKGRQNKAEINPRTNGDRASCKTQTLRFISNVTESDRIFLKWERYRPPEYRDLLSFIVYYKESPFQNVSEYVGQDACGAQSWNVLDVDLPLSSEQEPGVTLLNLRPWTQYAIFVRAITLTTAEEGRNYGAQSEVVYIRTMPAAPTVPRDVISMSNSSSHIVVRWKPPTQRNGNITYYLVLWQQLAEDMELYINDYCHKGLKLPTSSADTRFGFGDGPEGEQDAEERCCPCRPTDGQLRMEGEAESFQKKFENFLHNSITIPRPPWKVTSINKNPQRTPKQRRDVVAVTSPANASSAEPLAPSRPGGEPKPDFQIFEDKVVRDRAVLSRLRHFTEYRIDIHACNHAAHTVGCSAATFVFARTMPELQADNIPGNVTWEPAGKNSVLLRWEEPRNPNGLILKYEIKYSRESEEVTTVVCVSRHRYSKYGGVHLALLQPGNYSAKVRATSLAGNGSWTGLVKFYILGPAEEESSSFYVLLTVTPVVLMVLISCLAVFVFFYNKKRNNDGYPSGTLYASVNPEYFSASDMYMPDEWEVSREKITVIRELGQGSFGMVYEGVALGLVAEGEETKVALKTVNELATMRERIEFLNEASVMKAFKCHHVVRLLGVVSQGQPALVIMELMTRGDLKSYLRSLRPEAENNPGLPPPSLKDMIQMAGEIADGMAYLNANKFVHRDLAARNCMVSEDFTVKIGDFGMTRDIYETDYYRKGGKGLLPVRWMSPEALKDGIFNTQSDVWSFGVVLWEIATLAEQPYQGMSNEQVLRFVMDNGILERPENCPDKLHELMCLCWQQNPRQRPSFVQLLERIKDHMAPAFRTLSFFYSPENGHHGSAEPSDTEMDPPPEEDEPPASPLPTRKDRSPGQLPNGTA